The Acidobacteriota bacterium nucleotide sequence TTCTAATCACTAGCCACTAACCGCTCCTTCATTCTGCATTCTCAGTTGGTATTACCAGGTAAGTGAGGTCAACGCCGCGTGTAAAATTCGGTCAATTCCCAGTTTGAACACGGCAAAAGTCAAAATTCCAAGCCCAAGTGAACCAATGCCCAACCCCAGGAGCCATTTTGGCCATTTCACTTCCTCACGAGGTTCAGGTTGATCATCCAAAAGCCAGTGTGGAGATTGCGCCACGGTCCGCAGTCGGTTGACCTGCCGCAACGCCTCCTCAACTTGTCGGACCACATCCACCAGTTCGTCTTCAAAATAATCCCGGAACCGTCCTTTGTACCCAAGCAGCAGGCACATGTAATACAGTTCAACCAGGTCACCCTGGCGTTCAACGTCTTTCAAAAGATCATTTAACCGCTCAAAGAAGCGCACTCCAGCCAGATGTTCGCCAAAATACTTTAATTGTAATGGATATTTTTCCCACTCATCGTGAAACGGGAAGTCAGCCATCAACACCATTTCATCAATATAAGAAGCCAGGGCAAATTTTGCGGCCTCCAGTTGTTTTTCTCCATAGCGCAATCCCCGACCACGTTGCTCCAACCTCATAACCATGCGATCAATCGTGGCCTGTAATTCCATTGAGGGTTGAACGTGTTCGGCCCGGATTCGCATGACAAGTTCAAACATTGGGCTGGCCAGGGTGACCAGGTCAACTTCGGGTGTGATTGGGGTGCGTGCGGTAAATGTAGGTTCAGTTGCCAGTGCTGGCATAATACCTTTCCTTTCAAGAGCTTGCAGAAGAATAAACTGATGCGGTGATAATGGTTCTTCAAATCTTTTCGAGGGCTGGTGTGGGAGAAGCTCTACCCGGCATCAAAGGGTCTGGTGTCAAGTCGCAGACGGATCATCCCGGCCATGTCAACCATTTTTCGCAGGGTCAGGCTGTTTGGAGTGACTCGACCGTCAGGGTTGGCATAATTCAGGTGGCTACGTTGAAAATAGCGAATTGCAAACGTTGTGGCGTCATCAATCTGGCCGGTTTCTTCAAGTTGGGCCAGTGGAATCAAACATCCGTGAATAATCAAAAAATTCAATAAATGCTGAACGAAGAACACATCGGCTGGGATATTGCGCTCGCCATAGCCTACGCCAAAGCCAATCCAACGGGTTTCGGGTTCGCCTTGATATAGCTGAGATTGAAGTATTTGGGACAGCACAACTTTTGGCCTCACTTTGATAGCGTTGAGTTTTACCCCCTGCGACTGGCAGTGGTGATTGTCCCTCTGCAAATGGCTTGCCAGGGTTGATTAAATTTGCAATTTTTGAAGGCCCCTCCCGTCTAGTGCGGGGGGAACGCGACAATTGTTTTTTTGAGCCCCAGTCAAGATCAGTTTATCAACCCGGTCCAGGTTTAATTTACCTGTATTAAATTTGTATTTAATTAAAAATGGAGTAGGGGGACTCTATTCAGATCAAGTTCTTTGATTCTCTGTTTTTTCGCGAGAATTTGTAAAATCTTTGAATCTAATGAAAATAAATGGGTTAAATCGTCCGCATAAGTAAAATTCGTGCAATTTTAGCCATTAGAAGCAAAAAAAATTATTGAAATGATTCAATTTGAAATTGAATTGCACGGGATTTGCAGTACAATTTGAAATCAATCAATTTAAATTTCTGAACCTGACAATTTTGTGAAAGCCCAATGAAGAGTGAGGAGAACGCTATGGAACAGACTGTCGCCCGCGCATTACCCCTGATATTAGACCTGCATAACGGAACTTTGGATCCAGCTCTGGTCACAGAGTCGGTCCGCCGGTTATGGATTGCCGAAGATGATTACTCTGAAGGGTCATTGACCTTTCATCTCGCCCTGGGACATTTCCCCCCGCCTCAGGCCGTTGATTTTTATGTCATGGCCCTGGCACTGATGAATCATCGCGAAGCCCACCGGGTTCCAAACCTGCTGAAATTGTGCCGTGAGGATTTGGGGCTGTGGCGCGCGGCGCTGGAAATGGAGGCCGGATATCGGGGCGGGACCGTTGCGCTGGATACAATCGAAGAATTGGTCAATGCCGCCGATCCTTTTTTCCAGGCACTGCATTTACTCCAGGAAGCCACCTATTTACGCCGGACGAATACTGGAGACCGGTCGGAAATCAAACGCCGGCTCCACCAGGCATTGAATGTTTTTCAGAATATTTCGGTGTTTGAAACGGGGCGGACCTTGCTGGCATTGTCCCAGGTGGAAGCCAGTTATGATCTTGCCCTCAAGACAACTGAGCAGGCACTGGAGTGCTTTTCACGATGTAAAAACCGCTACTATGAATCGGACGCCCGACTGGCGATGGAAAGTATTCGGGAAAAACACCGTGAGCGGCGTAGCACTTCCCGTAGCCGGACGGTTGATCTTGGATTCTTGATTCGCCCCCTTATCCAGGCCACTGATTTGGAGGCTTTTTTCTCCGGATTAATCCAGGTCTTGACCTCCCGTACCTTTCTGGCACTGGATCACGTCACCGTTTTGCATAAAACGGTGGGCGGTGAGCACATTGTGGCCGGGCATCACGCCGGACCACTTGAAAAGGAGACCATTTCAAACACGTTTGATTTAGGGTGCGGATACCGACTGGTGGTTTCACAGGCAACGGATCCGGTGGCACTGGAAATGATTTTACCACTGGTGAAACGGGAGTTGATCCGGCTGGCTCGCGCCTTCCCGGTGACACACAGCATCTATCGCCGCCAATTTGGGCGATTTACCTACTATGACCAGACCATGGATGAGGTGCTGAACCTTTTGGAAATAGCTGGCAAAGATCAGCCGGAAGCTGCGGTAATGCTGCGCGGCGAGCCTGGGGTTGGGAAGACGGATTTGGCGTATGCGCTCCATCTGGCTGGACCAACCCGAAGTGGGAAATTTGTGGTCTATGACGCGGCGACAGCGGTTGATAAGTCGTTTATGGTGGCCGAGTTGTTTGGGACCGTCAAAGGAGCCTTTACCGATGCCCAGCCACGGGTTGGAAAAATCGAAGAAGCTGGAAATGGAACGCTCTTTATTGATGAAATTGGTGAGCTGACGCCTCAATGCCAGGCGTTGTTGCTGCGCGTTTTACAAAACCGACAGTACCAGCGAATGGGCACCAACGAATATCGGCCCGTAACCTGCCGGATTATTCTGGCGACAAACCAGCCCATTGAAGAATGGTGTAAGCAAAGCGTTCGCACCGACGTACAACCGTTGTTTCGCTCTGATTTGCCATCCCGGTTTCGGTACTGGATTCACATCAAACCACTTCATGAAATTCCAGATCAGATTGTCCCCACGGCGCTTTCCTTCCTGCGTGAGCAAGGCGAGTTTTCACTGTCACCCGAAGCTGAAATTTTCCTGCGGTCCATGCGCTGGATTGGGAATTATCGCAGTTTACAAAATACGATTGGATTGTCGGTAAACCTGGCAAAATCGTTTGGGGTGTCGGTCATTACCCCAGAAATCGTCCACCGGGCAATCGGGCATCATCCGCTTTTGTTCGCACCAGTGACCAGCTCAGTCGAGCCACCGCACGCCGCACTTGCAGTGGCGGCTTCGGCAACCGTGACAAGCATACCAGCGGACCCAATGATGTCAAACACCGGATTTACCTTTCCAACTGACTATCGAACAGCAGTGAATATGCCTGGGGTGGCAAAATTGCCGACAACCAGTACTGCTTCGGCTGAACCAACCCCCTACCGCCCAGCTCCGATTGCGCAACCAATGGGCCAGTTCGGAGGGCCTCCAGTCCCCTATGGGTACCTGCCACAATCCACCACTCCAGGGTTGCCGGCCCCGGTTGAACCAGCCCACGTGTCACCCTCAACTGGTGGAACGGCACCCATTCAGACTGGAAGTGATGAAGCCATCAAGAAGCAATTTATCCGGCTGTTTAAAGAAGTGTTCGATGAGTTTGAATACAACCGTCGAAAATACTTTGAATTTTCGATCCTGAGTAACATTTCGCAGATTATCCATCAGGAGCGGTTTCCACGAGCCAAAACATTTTCAGTGATTTATGGAGGTTTGATGAGCAGTCCCTATATTCAGGACGCCGGGCGTCGCCAAAAAATCGAAGAACTGGGACATTTGTTCCGCATGATCAACCCCAAATGGCCTTCGGAATAAAAACCTGGCTCGAAAAAGCAAGAAATGCCACACGGATGGCAATAATCTCCAAGACTTGTCTTCCTTGAAGGCGCTACCTTGTCATTGCCTTGGGAATCAACATTCAGGTAATGGAATAAAGCACTGGTTTACAGCCTGGCCGATTGGCTCCCTGAATGTTGGTTCGCAACACAAAGTATGAATAATGAAAGAACTCAGGTTTGATGGTTTCATCACGGCGAGGTTTCATAATTCATACTTTCTTTGGGTCAAGGGAGATCAGAAGTCACAAAAAATGAGGGAGCTTCGGTTGGACGATGGGCAAACCAGACCACGGAAGATCCATCCCGATCCGCAAAACAGGCAGACAGCGGACGATAGGTTTCAATTGGCAGATTCAGCGGTTGTTGCAGCCGGGTTCCTTCAAAACTGAAGTGTTGCATTAACAGAACAGCGCTTCTGGTTGATGTTTCAAGCCAGATGAGTTTGACATCAGTTGATGTCTCGCGAATATCAAACTCTGGAATATTGATTGGTGACACCACCAAAGTTTGAACGGCACTCAGTTCGCCATTTCGTGAAAGCCGGGCAAATTGAATTTCTGAACCGGCTGGTTTTCCATGTTCGATCCAGAAAAGATCAAACTCATTGGGTCGGGTGATGATTTTCAAGCCGACGGGTTCAGTCTGTTCCGAGGTAGGTAATACAATGTGTTGGGGCGGCGTTGGTCCAGATTGACTGAGTTGCCACAATTGCACATGGATGCGTTGATCCTGGGTAAAATACGCCAGAAGGGTCTGCTTACCGTCACCAGCCAGGAGCGGGTTCCGGAGTTTATTGCCATTCAGGGAAATGGCGACTTCTTTGGGGGTTTTGGTCAACAACCGCCCATCAGACCCAAGCTCAACCATTTCAATTTTGGGACTGTTGGGATCAGGAACGGTCCAGGCGGCCAGATACCGATCACCAATCCAGACCGCCGCAGGTTGAACCCCGCGTTGGGTCAGTGTGATTGGGTAAATATCGGCACCAGTGGTACCGGGGTTCAATCGCCAGGCACAGATACCAAAATCCAGCTCGCTCATCACCAAAAAACCAGATCCATCGGTTACAATCACCGGGACATTTTCAAATCCTTGATTTGATTTTGATTGCCGCTCAGTTTGGAGTTTCAAGTCAAGCGGTTGTCCCACCAGTTGATTGTTGGTTACAAACTGTGCCTGGACTTTGCCATTGGCATTCCAGGCAATCAAAGTTGTGCTTTCAATTGAGCCTGAAACCAGCGGAGGACGAATTCCAACCGCTTTCACTTTCGGAATGATTGGCTCGGGTGCCATTCCTCCCAAAACCCCGCCTCCAGTGGCGGGTTGCGGGTTTGGATTGCGCCACATGGACGGAAAAATCGCCAGCACCATCGCCACGATACTGATGGCTGCAACCGCACTCAATCCAGCCGCCACGGTTGCCACGCGGGTCAATGAGGCGGCTGAAATCCGTAACAACTGGTTCCCCTGACGACCGTGCAGCGTTAAATCAAACCCACGTTGAAATCCGGTTCGAACTGCCAGCCTTCGGCCAAAAATAGGGACCACTGCGGCAAATCCGCCCTCGGTGATGGGGATTGATCCAGATTCAGTTTCCAGGGCTAAGGTTTCAGTAAGTGGAAGCAATGCCTGGGACGATGGTTTGGATTCAGAGGCGGCCAGGCGGCGCAGAAACTCTGGGTACCGGTCCACAACCGGGCTAGTGAGCGCGAGTGATTCAGCCAACTGGGCGGCCTGCGTGATTTCGGCAAGTTCTTCGCGGCACCGCGAGCAAAGATCGAGGTGCCTTTGAACTTGCGCCTTGCGTTCCGGATCGAGTTCGTCAACCGAAAATGCAATCAGCAGGTCACCAAGGGCGGCACATTCAGGGGTGGGCGGAGTTCGTTTCATAATTCATTCTTTGGGGTTAAGCGCCTGATATGCATCAATAAACTGCTGGTAGGCACGACGAAGCCGGCTGGCGGCAGCCTCAAATCCAATTCCCAGCAATTGGGCAACTTCGGCAATCGAGTGGCCCTCAACTGCCTGCAATACAAACGCCACTCGATATTCCGGTTTCAACCGATCAAGAGCGGCTTCGGTCATCATTGAAGCAATCACGCTGGCTTCCTGTTTGGGAAAAGTCACCAGCGTGTGAAGGGTTTCCTCTTCGGAATCTTCGGCCCGACGGGCACGTTGATCCAGTAAATCCCGACAATGGTTGACCGTGATGCGGTACAGCCAGCCACGAAACGTCACTTTCGGTTCAAAGCTGTTGAGCCCGCGATAGACTTTAATAAATATTTCCTGCAGTGCATCTTCAGCCTCCGCCCGCGAGCGGAGCAGAGATAGACACAGGTGAGAAACATATTGTTGATGACGCCGGAAAAGCTGCTCAAAAGCCTGAGCGTCCTGGTCATACTTGAACCGCCGAACCAGTTCAAAGTCTTCCAGTTCTCCGGTTTGAACCGGTTGGGTTGTCGGCACGCTGCGAAGTCCGCGTCGGTCAGTCATGGGCGCATGTCCGTGTAAAATGAAATGTTTAGGATACTGAGCAGGATAGCCAGGACATCAAAAAAAGACGGGCTGAGAATGGTGGTCTGGGTACGACGAGTTCCTTCAACAGTGCCACAGGTTGACGGCTTTTTGCCTGCAATTTTTTTAGTGGTGCGACAAAAAACAGCCACTCAGCCCAAGTTCTCTTCTCTGGCTCAATCAACGGTCCAGCCTGGAAAAATTGGTCAGCAGATTGATAAGGTGACAGGGAGACAGGGAGACAGGAGACAGGGAGACAGGAGACAGGGAGACAGGGAGAACAGGGTGACAGGGAGAACAGGGTGACAGGGAGACAGGAGACAGGAGACAGGGTGACAGGGTGACAAGGTGACAGGGTGACAGGGTGACAGTTAGCGAAATAGCGAAATAGTGAAAAGAAAGAATTTCGGGGTTGACAGACCCGGACTGGAAATCAAGGCTAAAGCACTTCGCTACTTCGCTACTTCGCTACTTCCTTCATGTGGTTGCGGAAGACAAGGCTGTTAGAAAGCAGAAAATTGATCAATGAACAGGCGACAATTGAGATTAAATTAACCAGTTGGACGGGGAAGCCGAGTCTTTCGTGCAATACTTCCATAAACACAACTGCCCCCAGGATAGACACCAGTCCGTTGGTCAAGTTGAAGTTTATCAAGCGGATTGAGCGATCACTCCAGGTCAGGCTTGGTCGGTCGCTCCAGGTCCATTTCTCATGCCAGAAAAAATTGTGAATGACCGCCAGTTCAACCGCGATGAGCATGGCGATTGAGGATCGAAGGTCAGAGCGGTCGTCCAAAATGTGAAGTACAATCGTTTGGAGTCCCATTCCCACCGCCCCAACCAGGTTGAACTTCAACCAGTGCCAGCCAAGTGATTTCAGGGATTCACGAGGCGCTATGTCGGTTTTGACCATCACACACGCTCCAAATTGTAGAGAGTCACGATGTTTTTGAGGACGGCAATCAGGAACGTGATGCCCATGCCGACAATGCTGCAGACTCCGCCAACATCATAGAGCAGGTATTTGTGACCCAAAATGGTTGAGAACGGGTGGGTGATCAAAAAGAAATTTCCAATCGCAAGTACAATCCGCAACTCGGTTGGGCCAAACAACCCATAGGAAACATTGAACTTGCTCAGGGTATAAGCTGACAGATTCGAGTTAATCATCAGCATGTAGTACACCGTAAGCAACCCAAAAGCGACCCGTTCGCTCATATACCCCGAAACTGCCATTCCGCCAATTAAGAAGAAAAAACCAATCGTGTCGATGATGTGATCAACATAAAACCCATATCGTGGGCGCTGTTTTTGCCGATGTCGAGCCAGTGAACCGTCCAAGCTGTCGCCAAACCAGTTGAGCAACAGACACACGTTCACCAGGGAAAGATAGAGCACCGGGTTTGATTTACTGATCGAGTACAAGGCTCCGGCACCGACCAGGGCCAAAAACCCGAGCAAAGACAGGTGATCGGAATTGACCCAGCCCGGCAATTTTTGAACAAAAAACTGGATTGCCCGGCGTTCAAGCGGAGCGGTTAACCCCGCAAGCTGACGTTTCGCATCTTTGAAGTCTGATTTTTCCATGATTTTTCTGGGGTGAAACTGGAGTTGATTCCAAATGAAGACGGATCAATGATGAACGATGAACGATCTAACCACCTGTTGTTCAGGCAGATGGCATCTTCATACCTCAATCATTCTCTTCATTACTGGTGTTGAAAGCCCAGGTCTGATGTCATCAACCATATCACGGTTGTCCTTTTCAACAATTCCACATTGCTTTGACCAAAAGGCGATTTCAACCATGATGAAACTCTTCTCACTAAGCTTGTTTGTGGTCCTGCTGTTTACAACGACAGGTATCGCACAACATACAGGAACTGAAACGCAGTCAGGTAATTCTACATCTGAGGCTGCGGCTTCACCCAGTGGATCAACGCTGGTTGAGTTTGACCGACTGCGGTTAGAGGGATTTGCCGCTGTCTACAACCTTGACTACACCACGGCGAAAAAAGATTTCCGCCAGATGATCGAACTGGATCCAGAAAAACCCGCCGGCTATTTGTATGTGGCGAATGCTCTCTGGCTGGAACAATTGAACAAAAGCCGCCGCCTGCAAATCGGTGTTTATAATGACGATTCGTTCTATTCAGAAACCAGGGAAACCATAGACCCCAAATTTGACAAGGAATTTCGCGATTTGCTGGCCACAGCCATTGCCAAAGCCGAGGCCCGATTGAAAACCACGCCCAAAGATCCCCAAACGTTGTATTTTCTTGGCGCCACCCACGGTGTGCTGGCAGCCTATGAAGCCACCGTTGCCCGGTCATTTATTTCAGCTCTCAAAAACGGAGATAAATCCGTGGACCTGCACCGCAAAGTGCTTGAACTTGATCCCACGTTTATGGATGCCAACCTGACCATTGGTATGTACAACTATGTCGTTGGGTCACTCCCGTTGCCGGTCAAAGTGCTGGCTGCGATGGGAGGCTTTCGCGGCTCAAAGAAAAAAGGGCTGGCATTGCTTGAACAGGTCACTGAGCAGGGAACTTATGTCCCGGATGATGCCCGTGTCATTTTAACCGCGCTCTATAAACGGGAAAAACGCTATTCGGATGCGCTTCGGCAACTGGAAGTCCTTGGAAAGAAATATCCAACCAACTACCTGGTGAAAATGGAAACCGCCGATTCGTTGATTCGGCTTGGAAAATATGATGAAAGCGTGAAGTTGTTTACCGAATTATTGGCCGACCCCCGAACGGCAGCTTCCCGTGATTTAATCGAGTATCAGTTTGCCGAAGCCCTGGCTGCCCAGGAGCGTGATACCGATGCGGCTCAACATTATGCCGCCGTGATTGCCTTCAAAAATGCCAATGCGGACCTGGTGACGCTGTCTCATCTTAAACTTGGTCAAATCAATGACATCTTGATGAAGCGTCCAGAAGCAGTAGTTCATTACAATAAAGTGTTATCGCGTAAAAACGTTTTTGATTCACAAGATCGAGCCAAGGAATGGTTGAAAAAACCGTTTGCTCGCACCAGAAATGATGCCAAACCAGACGCACCAGCCGAACCCTAGCCAGGTGAAGAATGAAGAAAGTGGTTAGTGGTTAGTGATTAGTGGTTAGTGATTAGTGGTTAGTGGTTAGTGGTTAGAAATCAATACTTTCGAAGAACCACTAACCACTAACCACTTTCTTCATTCTGTCCTTTGGCCGTCCACTGCTTTAACACCCTGGTCAATTTATCCAGTGTCACTGGTTTGGAAAGGTAATCGTCCATTCCAACGGCAAGACATTTGGTCTGGTCTTCCTGGGTGGCATTTGCGGTCAGGGCCACAATTGGGATTCTGACGGCAGGTGAGCCTTCAGACGCGATTTGCTCAAGGCGGCGAATTTCAAGTGTCGCCTCAAACCCATCCATTTCAGGCATTTGACAGTCCATCAGCACCATATGATACGTGGATTGTTTGACGGCGTTGAGCGCTTCGGCCCCATTTGCCACCACATCTACCTGACATCCCAAATTTTCTAATAATTTTCGCGCCACTCGCTGGTTGGTTACATTGTCTTCGGCTACTAAAACCTGCAAAGGGGAAAGGGATTTAACTGCGGGCAGGGGGGCCATGGCCTGTAATTTGATGGTTGGAGGTTTGTGAGCCATTTTCAAGGCATTGCGCAAAATATTATAAAAGGTAGATTGATGAACCGGTTTCGTCAGGTAGTGCATTTGCTCAGCCCGAACCAACTCAAGCGCCTCCCGGTCTCCGAGTGGAATCATCATTACCAGCCGAAGGTAGTCCATAGATGGTTGAGCCCGAATGGTGCGAACCAGTTCGATGCCATCACCTTCGGCCAGCTTACGATCCAGGAGCACCACCCGAAACGGCATACCCTGACGTTCAGCCTTTTGAAGACGAATGAAGGCTTCGCCAATTGTTGGAATCAGTTCGCAATTGATGCCATAGGTCTGGCAGTAGCCGCGCAGCACTTCACCACAAACGGCATTATCTTCAACAATCAAAAGGTGTAAACCGGAGAGTTGGGAAGTTGTCACCAGTTCTGGATTGGGTGCTGTAATGTCAAATCGCGCCGTAAACCAGAAAGTACTTCCTTCCTTGAGTTGACTGGTGACCCCAATTTTCCCGCCCAGAAGTTCAACCAGTTGTTTGGAAATTGCCAGGCCAAGTCCGGTGCCTCCAAACTTGCGGGTGGTTGAACCATCTGCCTGAGTAAATGAGGTGAATAAGCGACTGAGCGTTTCAGGTGGAATTCCAATTCCTGTATCAACCACTTCGAACTGAATCACAGCTTGACGCGCATCAGCCGGGGTTGCTGGCTGAACACGAACGAGAATCTGCCCCTGAGTTGTAAATTTAATGGCATTGTTGATCAAATTAACCAGAATTTGACGCAGTCGCAATGAATCACCGAAAAGCTGGGTGGGGACATCGGGATCAATTTGGACGATCAGTTCCAGGTTTTTCCGATGGGCAAATTCAGCCAGCAGATTGGTGACTGACTCAATTGTGTGTCGAAGGTCAAATTCAATTTTTTCAAGTTCCACCTTTCCGGCTTCAATTTTCGAAAAATCCAGAATGTCATTAATAATTGCCAGCAATGCGCGACTGGAGCCGTTGATCGTTTCAGCACATTCGCGTTGTTCTGGGGTGAGTTGTGATTCCAGTAACAACTCAGCCATCCCAATAATGCCATTCATCGGAGTTCTGATTTCGTGGCTCATGTTGGCCAGAAACTCGCTTTTGGCAAGATTTGCCTGCTCGGCCTGGACTGTTGCGATCTCAAGTTCAGTTTTGCGGAATTCATTTTTGATTCTCAGTAATTCCAGTCGCTGATAAGTCCGCAAACGGGCTGCCTGTACGACAAATCCGATAATCACAGCGCTGCAAAGTGTGAATGCAAAATGTCCCCAATCAGGGCCAGGTGGCGCCTGGCTTGCAACAAAAAACCATCCAATGAGGGAAAGACCTGCCAGAATCCAGTAATCCCGGATTGAAAGCAACAGGCATCCACTTCCAATAAGAGTTAGCAGGAGATTGGTGGTGTGTTTGGCTTCGGGAACAAACCACAAATGCAGAAGACTGTTGATAACTGGAAGCAGGAAGATTCCAACCCCAACAGGCTGACTCCAGGCAACTGGAATAGTGTTGCGTCGGTGAGCTCCAAGGACAACCGTGAGAAGGATTCCAGATATGAGAGCAACTGTAGAGAGGTACCTCGACGAAGGCGGAGGGACAAACCACCAGTGCAGCACTGCTACGAAATAGTAAAAGGCGCATAACCCGATGGAAACATACGGAATCCACTCCCAAACAACTGCATCAAGGGCATTTTTCAAATGATGGTTGCTCCCCGGAGGTGATTCGATCTTGATGGTTTGACTCTGGTCAGAATAAAAAAATGAGAAAACCATGAACCAGCCTGTTGGCAGAAATAAATTGAGAGATAGAATGCCTGATAGTTTACTCCAATTGCCAGCTTTTGTGCCTCAAACCTTGCTTGCCGATGATCATTGATTTTTCGATCATCATGACTTCCCAGAACATCATCATCAGTTTTCTCACGAAAAGGAGACTCATTTCATGAGCCATTCTACTCCGAACACCATCCGTGAATGGACAGTTGATCTGATTCGAGAACATTGTGCGGGAGCTGCCCGCCTTGAGTTATGGACCATCCCGCTGTATTTGTCGGTGGCATATTCAATTCAAGTGATGCCAGATCCGACCACTGGTCGCCCTGAATTAAAGGCGGTGAATTACCCGATATTGCCTGGAGGGTTGCCGGATTTTGAGTGGTTTCAAGGCAAACCTGAGCAGACCGCCCAGTTTGCCTTTAACAGCATTATGTCCATTGCCTTCCAGGAAATGCTCCATATCGAACTCGCGGCCAATTTGTGCAATGCCATTGGCGCCAGGGTTGATTTCATTGGGGAAGATGGGAGGTTTTTTCCAAAGTATGATCCTGATTCGGTTCCCTATATTGCGGTTCCGTCGGAATTGAGAGACCAGGTTCGGCTGGCTCCACTTAGCCTGGATTCAATCGGGTTGCTGACCTGGATTGAGCACTACCTGCCACGGGTTCCGTCGCCTCCATTGAGCACCCAGCCCCGAGATCAGTACCGGTCAATCGGCGAGTTCTACCATGCCCTCCAACACGGGGTGGACGTCATGTGGGAAGACCTGTACCCACAACAAGGAAGTCCAACGGTGACGGATCTCAAGCAAAAAGACGACTTTCAAACCGTCCTCCATCGCCGGCGACGGGACTGGATTCTGGAGGATTATCAGTTCAGCGTCACCA carries:
- a CDS encoding DotU family type IV/VI secretion system protein gives rise to the protein MPALATEPTFTARTPITPEVDLVTLASPMFELVMRIRAEHVQPSMELQATIDRMVMRLEQRGRGLRYGEKQLEAAKFALASYIDEMVLMADFPFHDEWEKYPLQLKYFGEHLAGVRFFERLNDLLKDVERQGDLVELYYMCLLLGYKGRFRDYFEDELVDVVRQVEEALRQVNRLRTVAQSPHWLLDDQPEPREEVKWPKWLLGLGIGSLGLGILTFAVFKLGIDRILHAALTSLTW
- a CDS encoding sigma 54-interacting transcriptional regulator — protein: MEQTVARALPLILDLHNGTLDPALVTESVRRLWIAEDDYSEGSLTFHLALGHFPPPQAVDFYVMALALMNHREAHRVPNLLKLCREDLGLWRAALEMEAGYRGGTVALDTIEELVNAADPFFQALHLLQEATYLRRTNTGDRSEIKRRLHQALNVFQNISVFETGRTLLALSQVEASYDLALKTTEQALECFSRCKNRYYESDARLAMESIREKHRERRSTSRSRTVDLGFLIRPLIQATDLEAFFSGLIQVLTSRTFLALDHVTVLHKTVGGEHIVAGHHAGPLEKETISNTFDLGCGYRLVVSQATDPVALEMILPLVKRELIRLARAFPVTHSIYRRQFGRFTYYDQTMDEVLNLLEIAGKDQPEAAVMLRGEPGVGKTDLAYALHLAGPTRSGKFVVYDAATAVDKSFMVAELFGTVKGAFTDAQPRVGKIEEAGNGTLFIDEIGELTPQCQALLLRVLQNRQYQRMGTNEYRPVTCRIILATNQPIEEWCKQSVRTDVQPLFRSDLPSRFRYWIHIKPLHEIPDQIVPTALSFLREQGEFSLSPEAEIFLRSMRWIGNYRSLQNTIGLSVNLAKSFGVSVITPEIVHRAIGHHPLLFAPVTSSVEPPHAALAVAASATVTSIPADPMMSNTGFTFPTDYRTAVNMPGVAKLPTTSTASAEPTPYRPAPIAQPMGQFGGPPVPYGYLPQSTTPGLPAPVEPAHVSPSTGGTAPIQTGSDEAIKKQFIRLFKEVFDEFEYNRRKYFEFSILSNISQIIHQERFPRAKTFSVIYGGLMSSPYIQDAGRRQKIEELGHLFRMINPKWPSE
- a CDS encoding zf-HC2 domain-containing protein codes for the protein MKRTPPTPECAALGDLLIAFSVDELDPERKAQVQRHLDLCSRCREELAEITQAAQLAESLALTSPVVDRYPEFLRRLAASESKPSSQALLPLTETLALETESGSIPITEGGFAAVVPIFGRRLAVRTGFQRGFDLTLHGRQGNQLLRISAASLTRVATVAAGLSAVAAISIVAMVLAIFPSMWRNPNPQPATGGGVLGGMAPEPIIPKVKAVGIRPPLVSGSIESTTLIAWNANGKVQAQFVTNNQLVGQPLDLKLQTERQSKSNQGFENVPVIVTDGSGFLVMSELDFGICAWRLNPGTTGADIYPITLTQRGVQPAAVWIGDRYLAAWTVPDPNSPKIEMVELGSDGRLLTKTPKEVAISLNGNKLRNPLLAGDGKQTLLAYFTQDQRIHVQLWQLSQSGPTPPQHIVLPTSEQTEPVGLKIITRPNEFDLFWIEHGKPAGSEIQFARLSRNGELSAVQTLVVSPINIPEFDIRETSTDVKLIWLETSTRSAVLLMQHFSFEGTRLQQPLNLPIETYRPLSACFADRDGSSVVWFAHRPTEAPSFFVTSDLP
- a CDS encoding RNA polymerase sigma factor; this encodes MTDRRGLRSVPTTQPVQTGELEDFELVRRFKYDQDAQAFEQLFRRHQQYVSHLCLSLLRSRAEAEDALQEIFIKVYRGLNSFEPKVTFRGWLYRITVNHCRDLLDQRARRAEDSEEETLHTLVTFPKQEASVIASMMTEAALDRLKPEYRVAFVLQAVEGHSIAEVAQLLGIGFEAAASRLRRAYQQFIDAYQALNPKE
- a CDS encoding GtrA family protein, producing the protein MMVKTDIAPRESLKSLGWHWLKFNLVGAVGMGLQTIVLHILDDRSDLRSSIAMLIAVELAVIHNFFWHEKWTWSDRPSLTWSDRSIRLINFNLTNGLVSILGAVVFMEVLHERLGFPVQLVNLISIVACSLINFLLSNSLVFRNHMKEVAK
- a CDS encoding CDP-alcohol phosphatidyltransferase family protein gives rise to the protein MEKSDFKDAKRQLAGLTAPLERRAIQFFVQKLPGWVNSDHLSLLGFLALVGAGALYSISKSNPVLYLSLVNVCLLLNWFGDSLDGSLARHRQKQRPRYGFYVDHIIDTIGFFFLIGGMAVSGYMSERVAFGLLTVYYMLMINSNLSAYTLSKFNVSYGLFGPTELRIVLAIGNFFLITHPFSTILGHKYLLYDVGGVCSIVGMGITFLIAVLKNIVTLYNLERV